A genomic window from Streptomyces mirabilis includes:
- a CDS encoding NCS2 family permease, which produces MSETQKVADRPSAAPPAANSVDRFFRISERGSTYGREIRGGFATFFTMAYILVLNPIILGSAKDKFGHQLDSGQLVTATALVAAVMTVIMGVGGNLPLAIAAGLGLNAVVAFQIAPLMSWPDAMGLVVIEGVIICVLVLTGLREAVMNAIPQPLKHAIGVGIGLFIAFIGFVDAGFVSRIPDVANTTVPVQLGATGSLTGWPVLVFCLGVLLTIGLMARKVKGAILISIVTMTVVAVIINSAADIKSWGLTTPKIPSDVVATPDFGLVGHFSLFGGFGETGALTVVLLIFTLILSDFFDAMGTIVGISAEAGLLDEEGKVPGIGRVLFIDGAAAVAGGAASASSNTAYIESAAGVGEGSRTGFSNLVTGGMFALALFLTPLLTIVPLQAAAPALVAVGFLMMTQVKHIEWDSYEIAIPAFLTIAAMPFTYSITNGIGAGFVAYVVIKAVLGKIREVHWLLWAVSALFLVYFAIDPVRQLFGVK; this is translated from the coding sequence ATGTCCGAAACCCAGAAGGTGGCCGACCGGCCAAGTGCCGCGCCACCAGCGGCGAACAGCGTCGACCGGTTCTTCAGAATCTCCGAACGGGGCTCCACCTACGGCCGGGAGATACGCGGCGGATTCGCCACGTTCTTCACCATGGCCTACATCCTTGTCCTGAACCCGATCATCCTCGGCAGCGCCAAGGACAAGTTCGGCCACCAGCTCGACAGCGGCCAACTCGTCACGGCCACCGCCCTGGTGGCCGCGGTGATGACCGTCATCATGGGCGTGGGCGGCAATCTGCCCCTCGCGATCGCCGCGGGCCTCGGCCTGAACGCCGTCGTCGCCTTCCAGATCGCCCCGCTGATGAGCTGGCCCGACGCGATGGGCCTGGTGGTCATCGAAGGCGTGATCATCTGTGTATTGGTCCTCACCGGACTGCGCGAAGCGGTCATGAACGCCATCCCGCAACCGCTGAAGCACGCCATCGGTGTGGGCATCGGACTCTTCATCGCCTTCATCGGCTTCGTGGACGCCGGTTTCGTCAGCCGCATCCCGGACGTCGCGAACACCACCGTGCCGGTGCAGTTGGGCGCGACCGGATCGCTGACCGGCTGGCCCGTGCTGGTCTTCTGTCTCGGCGTGCTGCTCACCATCGGACTGATGGCACGCAAGGTCAAGGGCGCCATCCTGATCAGCATCGTGACGATGACCGTGGTCGCCGTGATCATCAACTCGGCCGCCGACATCAAGAGTTGGGGCCTCACCACGCCGAAGATCCCCTCCGACGTGGTGGCCACCCCGGACTTCGGCCTCGTCGGACACTTCAGTCTGTTCGGCGGCTTCGGCGAGACCGGCGCCCTGACCGTCGTCCTGCTGATCTTCACCCTGATCCTGTCGGACTTCTTCGACGCCATGGGCACGATCGTCGGTATCAGCGCCGAGGCCGGACTGCTCGACGAGGAGGGCAAGGTGCCCGGCATCGGCCGGGTGCTGTTCATCGACGGCGCCGCGGCCGTCGCGGGCGGCGCGGCCTCCGCCTCCTCCAACACCGCCTACATCGAGTCCGCGGCCGGCGTCGGCGAGGGCTCGCGCACCGGCTTCTCGAACCTGGTCACCGGCGGCATGTTCGCCCTCGCCCTGTTCCTGACCCCGCTGCTCACCATCGTTCCGCTCCAGGCGGCGGCCCCCGCTCTGGTCGCGGTCGGCTTCCTGATGATGACGCAGGTCAAACACATCGAATGGGACAGCTACGAGATCGCGATCCCCGCGTTCCTGACCATCGCGGCGATGCCGTTCACCTACTCGATCACCAACGGCATCGGGGCCGGCTTCGTCGCCTATGTCGTGATCAAGGCGGTGCTCGGCAAGATCCGTGAGGTCCACTGGCTGCTGTGGGCCGTATCGGCGCTGTTCCTGGTGTACTTCGCGATCGATCCGGTGAGGCAGCTGTTCGGCGTGAAGTGA
- a CDS encoding SigE family RNA polymerase sigma factor codes for MGTVVDDAASVEFHAFFERHHAELARFAHLLTGEADAADDLAADALLALWHRWDRVRAADHPMAYARGVVANLARTRIRSAVRERRRITLFWSQREEKTENPDIAGRIDVQEALRRLPFRKRACVVLRHAFDLSEKDTALALGVSVGTVKSQTSKGMAELKRLLGTEEAPMRVHAGVLPTGGAGGRDR; via the coding sequence GTGGGCACTGTCGTCGACGACGCAGCCTCCGTGGAATTCCACGCCTTCTTCGAGCGGCACCACGCCGAACTCGCCCGCTTCGCCCATCTGTTGACCGGCGAGGCGGACGCAGCCGACGATCTGGCGGCCGACGCGCTGCTCGCGCTGTGGCACCGCTGGGACCGGGTGCGCGCGGCCGACCACCCGATGGCGTACGCCCGCGGTGTCGTCGCGAACCTGGCCCGCACCCGGATCCGCAGCGCGGTGCGCGAGCGCAGACGGATCACACTGTTCTGGTCGCAGCGCGAGGAGAAGACCGAGAACCCCGACATAGCGGGGAGGATCGACGTCCAGGAGGCGCTGCGCCGGCTGCCGTTCCGTAAGCGCGCGTGTGTCGTGCTTCGGCACGCTTTCGACCTCTCGGAGAAGGACACGGCGCTCGCCCTCGGTGTTTCCGTGGGTACGGTTAAATCCCAGACGTCGAAGGGCATGGCCGAACTGAAGCGGCTCCTCGGCACCGAAGAGGCCCCGATGCGGGTGCACGCGGGTGTGCTGCCCACGGGTGGAGCCGGAGGAAGGGACCGATGA
- a CDS encoding aldehyde dehydrogenase (NADP(+)) yields MAAAPVWSVDPRTGKQREQVAVEATAQEVDETVRAAHAARGALVDRTVRAAFLRTAADLLEAAKEQLVEAADAETALGPVRLTGELARTCYQLRAFGGIVDEGAFLDVVINHPDDTATPPIPDLRRYKVPLGVVAVYSASNFPFAFSVAGGDTASALAAGCPVVVKAHPDHPALSELVAAVLRRAAARHDIPGGVVGLVHGFEAGVELVKHPLVAAAGFTGSIRGGRALFDAAAARPVPIPFHGELGSLNPVVITEAAAAERAEAIGAGLAGSMTLGVGQFCVKPGLVLAPAGAAGDRLVKSLTDAVSDTDAGVLLDHRMRDNFIAGVAERAGLPDVESPVTPGSGGEHTVSPGFLTVPAQKLVTEGEHDLLLEECFGPLTVVARYEDESEASAVLSRLPGNLTATVQLSTEEAAGEGRGAEILAELTPLAGRVLVNGWPTGVAVAPAQHHGGPYPATTSTSTSVGGTAIERWLRPVAYQNAPEALLPPELRDDNPLGLPRRYDGHLER; encoded by the coding sequence GTGGCAGCAGCACCAGTCTGGAGTGTCGACCCCCGTACCGGGAAGCAGCGCGAGCAGGTTGCGGTGGAGGCCACGGCCCAGGAGGTCGACGAGACCGTCCGCGCCGCGCACGCCGCCCGGGGAGCCCTCGTCGACCGCACCGTGCGCGCGGCCTTCCTGAGGACCGCCGCGGACCTGCTCGAAGCGGCCAAGGAGCAGCTCGTCGAGGCCGCCGACGCGGAGACCGCGCTCGGCCCGGTCCGGCTCACCGGCGAACTCGCCCGCACCTGCTACCAGCTGCGGGCCTTCGGCGGCATCGTCGACGAGGGCGCGTTCCTCGACGTCGTCATCAACCACCCCGACGACACGGCGACCCCGCCGATCCCGGACCTGCGCCGCTACAAGGTGCCGCTGGGTGTCGTCGCCGTCTACTCCGCCTCCAACTTCCCCTTCGCCTTCTCCGTCGCCGGCGGCGACACCGCGAGCGCGCTGGCGGCCGGCTGCCCGGTCGTGGTCAAGGCCCACCCCGACCACCCGGCGCTCTCCGAGCTGGTCGCGGCCGTACTGCGCCGGGCCGCCGCCCGGCACGACATCCCGGGCGGTGTCGTCGGCCTCGTGCACGGCTTCGAGGCGGGCGTCGAACTCGTCAAGCACCCGCTGGTCGCGGCGGCCGGGTTCACCGGCTCCATCCGCGGCGGCCGTGCCCTGTTCGACGCGGCGGCCGCGCGCCCCGTGCCGATCCCCTTCCACGGCGAGCTGGGCTCCCTCAACCCCGTCGTGATCACCGAGGCCGCGGCGGCCGAGCGCGCCGAGGCGATCGGCGCCGGGCTCGCGGGCTCGATGACGCTGGGCGTCGGCCAGTTCTGCGTGAAGCCGGGCCTGGTCCTGGCGCCCGCGGGCGCGGCGGGCGACCGCCTGGTGAAGTCCCTGACCGACGCCGTCAGCGACACCGACGCGGGCGTTCTCCTGGACCACCGCATGCGCGACAACTTCATCGCGGGTGTCGCCGAGCGCGCCGGGCTCCCCGACGTCGAGTCCCCGGTGACCCCGGGCTCGGGCGGCGAGCACACGGTGAGCCCCGGCTTCCTGACCGTGCCCGCGCAGAAGCTCGTCACCGAGGGCGAGCACGACCTGCTCCTGGAGGAGTGCTTCGGCCCGCTCACGGTCGTCGCCCGCTACGAGGACGAGTCCGAGGCCAGCGCGGTCCTCTCGCGCCTTCCCGGCAACCTCACCGCCACCGTGCAGTTGTCGACAGAGGAGGCGGCGGGCGAAGGCCGCGGCGCGGAGATCCTCGCCGAGCTGACGCCGCTCGCCGGGCGCGTCCTGGTCAACGGCTGGCCCACCGGTGTCGCCGTCGCCCCCGCTCAGCACCACGGCGGTCCCTACCCGGCGACCACGTCGACCTCGACGTCGGTCGGCGGTACGGCGATCGAGCGCTGGCTGCGGCCGGTGGCGTACCAGAACGCGCCGGAGGCGCTGCTGCCGCCGGAGCTGCGGGACGACAACCCGCTGGGGTTGCCGCGACGCTACGACGGTCACTTGGAGCGGTAG
- a CDS encoding IclR family transcriptional regulator yields MSAGETGGGAQVKSAVRTVELLEYFAGRPGMHSLAAVQEAVGYPKSSLYMLLRTLVELGWVETDATGTRYGIGVRALLVGTSYIDGDEVVAAARPTLDRLSDDTTETIHLARLDGTNVVYLATRQSQHYLRPFTRVGRRLPAHSTSLGKALLATHTDEQVRKMLPETLPALTEHTITDREKLIEELHQVREQGFAVDREENTLGLRCFGVAIPYRTPARDAISCSVPVARLTPAHEQMVKDALFDARDRLTLATRRL; encoded by the coding sequence ATGTCGGCAGGCGAGACAGGCGGCGGAGCGCAGGTCAAGTCCGCGGTACGGACCGTGGAATTGCTCGAGTACTTCGCGGGCCGGCCCGGTATGCACTCCCTGGCCGCGGTCCAGGAGGCCGTCGGTTATCCGAAATCCAGCCTCTACATGTTGCTGCGCACCCTCGTGGAGCTCGGCTGGGTCGAGACGGACGCGACGGGCACGCGGTACGGCATCGGCGTACGGGCACTGCTGGTCGGCACCTCGTACATCGACGGCGACGAGGTGGTCGCCGCGGCCCGCCCGACCCTGGACCGGCTCTCCGACGACACCACGGAGACCATCCACCTGGCGCGTCTGGACGGCACGAACGTCGTGTACCTGGCCACCCGCCAGTCGCAGCACTACCTGCGCCCCTTCACCCGGGTGGGCCGCCGGCTCCCCGCGCACTCGACCTCGCTCGGCAAGGCGCTGCTCGCCACCCACACCGACGAGCAGGTCCGCAAGATGCTGCCCGAGACGCTCCCCGCGCTGACCGAGCACACGATCACCGACCGGGAGAAGCTCATCGAGGAGCTGCACCAGGTCCGCGAGCAGGGCTTCGCCGTGGACCGTGAGGAGAACACGCTGGGGCTGCGCTGCTTCGGCGTCGCGATCCCCTACCGCACCCCCGCCCGGGACGCGATCAGCTGCTCGGTCCCGGTGGCCCGGCTCACCCCCGCGCACGAACAGATGGTCAAGGACGCCCTGTTCGACGCTCGCGACCGGCTGACCCTCGCCACCCGGAGGCTCTGA
- a CDS encoding DUF1349 domain-containing protein: protein MDVELPELPFPLRTYGPDGHWSHEDGILTGWAGPRQDRFVPPTDEALDPASDAPRLLGAPEGDFQLIARVTVGFGAAFDAGVLYVHVGERAWAKLCLEYSPDVPTVCTVVTRGHSDDANSFTVDGSSVWLRISRTGRAFAFHASRDGKRWTFIRLFTLGEEKETSAALVGFMTQSPMGEGCVVTYDGIEFRPNWPKDLRDGS from the coding sequence ATGGACGTCGAACTTCCCGAACTTCCCTTCCCTCTCCGTACCTACGGGCCTGACGGGCACTGGTCGCACGAGGACGGGATACTCACCGGCTGGGCCGGCCCCCGCCAGGACCGTTTCGTACCGCCCACCGACGAGGCACTGGACCCCGCCTCCGACGCGCCCCGTCTCCTCGGGGCGCCGGAGGGGGACTTCCAGCTGATCGCCCGCGTCACGGTCGGCTTCGGCGCTGCCTTCGACGCGGGGGTCCTCTACGTCCATGTGGGGGAGCGGGCCTGGGCGAAGCTCTGCCTGGAGTACTCCCCGGACGTGCCCACCGTCTGCACGGTGGTCACCCGGGGGCACTCCGACGACGCCAACTCCTTCACCGTGGACGGCAGTTCCGTCTGGCTGCGGATCAGCCGCACGGGTCGGGCCTTCGCCTTCCACGCCTCCCGCGACGGCAAGCGCTGGACGTTCATCCGGCTCTTCACCCTGGGTGAGGAGAAGGAGACGTCCGCCGCGCTCGTCGGCTTCATGACGCAGTCGCCGATGGGGGAGGGGTGCGTGGTGACGTACGACGGCATCGAGTTCCGCCCGAACTGGCCCAAGGACCTGAGAGACGGCAGCTGA
- a CDS encoding GNAT family N-acetyltransferase, which translates to MEVSLRPVHDSDLPVFFRLMNDPESLRMAAFTAEDPTDRDAFDAHWKRVRASSDVVPRTILADGDVVGSAAVYGEPGEREVTYWIDRAYWGRGIATAALRDLLAEVPERPLHARAAADNAGSRRVLEKCGFRVTANARGYAHARGEDTDEVVLTLGR; encoded by the coding sequence ATGGAGGTCTCGCTCCGCCCGGTGCACGACAGTGATCTGCCGGTCTTCTTCCGGTTGATGAACGACCCCGAGTCCCTGCGGATGGCCGCCTTCACCGCCGAGGACCCGACCGACCGGGACGCCTTCGACGCCCACTGGAAGCGCGTCCGCGCCTCGTCCGACGTGGTGCCGCGCACGATCCTCGCGGACGGCGATGTCGTGGGCAGCGCCGCGGTGTACGGGGAGCCCGGCGAGCGCGAGGTCACCTACTGGATCGACCGGGCGTACTGGGGCCGGGGCATCGCGACGGCCGCGCTGCGGGACCTGCTGGCCGAGGTGCCCGAACGCCCGCTGCACGCGCGGGCGGCGGCCGACAACGCGGGGTCGCGGCGGGTTCTGGAGAAGTGCGGGTTCCGGGTCACCGCGAACGCCCGGGGGTACGCGCACGCGCGCGGCGAGGACACGGACGAGGTCGTGCTCACCCTGGGGCGCTGA
- a CDS encoding penicillin-binding protein 2: MNKTIRRAAVFTLLLVLSLLVRATWVQFYDGKALADNKNNRRNAIEQYANPLGNIIVAGRAITGSAQTKGSDLKYKRTYTDGSLYAAVTGYSSQVFGATQLEGVYQGLLDGTDNQLKNPLDTVTNKRASPGDVVTTIDPDVQKAAYAALGAKKGAAVAIDPTNGKILAVVSTPSYDPTQLSTGDSAAWTKLTKDADKPMTNRALRQPLPPGSTFKLVVAAAALEDGLYQNVDTGTDSPNPYTLPNTRTDLSNESASAPCKNASIRVALQYSCNNVFAKMAVDLGQDKVKAMAEKFGFNDSSQDVPVRAYPSVYPSNMDKSSTALTGIGQYDVTATPLQMAMVSAAIANGGKLVSPHMVSQTSDASGNVVKNYDDSTETKEIVSSTTAEQLQSAMQTVVTKGTGTNAKISGATVGGKTGTAQHGEKNSKTPYAWFTSYAKSDSNGKEVAVAVIVEQSDAARSEVSGNGLAAPVAKAMMRAALKN, translated from the coding sequence ATGAACAAGACGATCAGGCGTGCCGCCGTCTTCACTCTGCTGCTCGTGCTCTCCCTGCTGGTCAGGGCGACCTGGGTGCAGTTCTACGACGGCAAGGCACTCGCGGACAACAAGAACAACCGACGCAACGCGATCGAGCAGTACGCGAACCCGCTCGGGAACATCATCGTGGCCGGCCGGGCGATCACCGGCTCCGCGCAGACGAAGGGCAGCGACCTCAAGTACAAGAGGACGTACACGGACGGCAGTCTGTACGCGGCGGTCACGGGCTACAGCTCCCAGGTGTTCGGGGCGACCCAACTGGAGGGCGTCTACCAGGGCCTGCTCGACGGTACGGACAACCAGCTGAAGAACCCCCTCGACACGGTCACCAACAAGCGCGCCAGCCCCGGTGACGTGGTCACGACCATCGACCCGGACGTGCAGAAGGCGGCGTACGCGGCGCTCGGCGCCAAGAAGGGCGCGGCCGTCGCGATCGACCCGACGAACGGCAAGATCCTCGCGGTGGTCTCCACCCCGTCGTACGACCCCACACAGCTCAGCACCGGTGACTCCGCCGCCTGGACGAAGCTGACGAAGGACGCGGACAAGCCGATGACCAACCGGGCGCTGCGCCAGCCGCTGCCCCCTGGGTCGACGTTCAAGCTGGTGGTCGCGGCGGCGGCGCTGGAGGACGGGCTGTACCAGAACGTGGACACCGGCACGGACAGCCCGAACCCTTACACGCTGCCGAACACGCGGACCGACCTGTCGAACGAGAGCGCCTCCGCGCCCTGCAAGAACGCCTCGATCCGGGTGGCGCTGCAGTACTCGTGCAACAACGTCTTCGCGAAGATGGCCGTCGACCTCGGGCAGGACAAGGTCAAGGCGATGGCGGAGAAGTTCGGCTTCAACGACAGCTCGCAGGACGTGCCGGTGCGGGCGTACCCGAGCGTCTACCCCTCGAACATGGACAAGTCGTCCACGGCGCTGACCGGCATCGGCCAGTACGACGTCACGGCGACCCCGCTGCAGATGGCCATGGTGTCGGCCGCCATCGCCAACGGCGGCAAGCTGGTCTCGCCGCACATGGTGTCGCAGACCAGCGACGCGAGCGGCAATGTGGTGAAGAACTACGACGACAGCACCGAAACCAAGGAGATCGTCAGCTCGACGACCGCCGAGCAGCTCCAGTCCGCGATGCAGACGGTCGTCACCAAGGGCACGGGCACGAACGCGAAGATCTCCGGCGCGACCGTGGGCGGCAAGACGGGCACGGCCCAGCACGGCGAGAAGAACAGCAAGACGCCGTACGCCTGGTTCACGTCGTACGCGAAGTCCGACTCGAACGGCAAGGAGGTCGCCGTGGCGGTCATCGTCGAGCAGTCCGACGCGGCGAGGTCCGAGGTCAGCGGCAACGGCCTGGCGGCGCCGGTGGCCAAGGCCATGATGCGGGCGGCGCTGAAGAACTGA